The following proteins are co-located in the Vidua macroura isolate BioBank_ID:100142 chromosome 1, ASM2450914v1, whole genome shotgun sequence genome:
- the LOC128803974 gene encoding uncharacterized protein LOC128803974 has product MSPRSAAAPPGVRSAHGGIAAAIAEATAGTGTGISRGATGTFLGPYWDHSRDRRGRGRISLGVTGIPPGSRKGSAGHTGISPRDCRDLLQVSPAPPGSSPGQPCTTRISSRSALHHQDLLQVSPVPAGSSPGQPCTSRIFSRSALHHQDLLQVSPAPAGSHQDHAWVTPSISHRITKISPGSPGPHQAHSWDHQGHNRISPGAHGRSPGPHLDELQDCRDHQGYTWITQGQAGTSRDLSASHWDHSLRSQLDTSTPWHQIPGAVPGPISPNNH; this is encoded by the exons ATGTCGCCGCGATcagccgcggccccgccgggagTTCGCTCGGCACACGGCGGGATCGCCGCCGCGATCGCCGAGGCCACAGCGGGCACCGGGACCGGGATCAGCCGCGGTGCCACCGGGACTTTCTTGGGGCCATATTGGGATCATTCCAGGGATCGCCGAGGGCGCGGCAGAATCAGCCTGGGTGTCACTGGGATCCCACCGGGATCCAGGAAGGGGTCAGCGGGGCACACCGGGATCAGCCCGCGGGACTGCCGGGATCTTCTCCAGGTCAGCCCTGCACCACCAGGATCTTCTCCAGGTCAGCCCTGCACCACCAGGATCTCCTCCAGGTCAGCCCTGCACCACCAGGATCTTCTCCAAGTCAGCCCTGTACCAGCAGGATCTTCTCCAGGTCAGCCCTGCACCAGCAGGATCTTCTCCAGGTCAGCTCTGCACCACCAGGATCTCCTCCAGGTCAGCCCTGCACCAGCAGGATCTCATCAGGATCATGCCTGGGTCACTCCCAGCATCAGCCATCGGATCACTAAAATCTCCCCAGGATCACCAGGACCACACCAGGCTCACTCCTGGGATCACCAGGGCCACAACAG GATCTCACCAGGAGCACATGGGAGATCGCCAGGGCCACACCTGGATGAGCTGCAGGACTGCCGGGATCACCAGGGCTACACCTGGATCActcagggacaggcaggaaCTTCCCGGGATCTTTCAGCATCCCACTGGGATCACTCCCTGAGATCACAGCTGGACACCAGCACCCCTTGGCACCAGATCCCTGGGGCTGTTCCAGGCCCCATTTCCCCTAACAATCACTAA